The following is a genomic window from Crossiella equi.
CGTGGTGGCGCGCGACGTGCTGGCCCTGCTCGACGAGCGCGGCCTGGACCGGGTGGTGCTCGGCGGCTGCTCGATGGGCGGCTACGTGGCGATGGCGCTGTTGCGCCTGGCCCCCGAACGCGTGGCCGGGCTGCTGCTCGTGGACACCAAGGCCGTCGCGGACACCGAGCAGCAGCGCACCGGCAGGCTCGGCATGGTCGACCGGATCGCCGCCGAGGGCGTGGACTGGCTGCCGGACGCGGTGGTCGAGGGCCTGCTCGGGCAGTACACGCACAGCGAGCGGCCGGAGGTGGTCGCGGCGGTGCGCGGGCTCGTCGCGGCGCAGTCCGGCGAGGGCGTGTCCTGGGCGCAGCGGGCGATGGCGGCACGCCCGGACTCCACCGCGACGCTGGCCGCGGTGCGCGTGCCCACGCTCGTGGTGGCCGGGGACCAGGACGCGCTGATGCCGCCCGCGCTGGCCTCGGCGATGGCCGGGCTGGTGCCCTCGGCGCGGCTGGTGCGGCTGCCCCGGTGCGGGCACCTGCCGCCGCTGGAGGACCCGGCGGCCTTCAGCGACGTGGTGGTGGACTTCCTGCGCGGAGCCGCATGATCGCCGCGCCGGTGTCGTAGAGGGTGATCAGCAGCGGGCGCAGGGCCAGCCCGGCGGCGGTGAGGGAGTAGCGCACGCGCACCGGGAACGCGTTGACCCGCTCGCGGTGCACCAGACCGCGGGTGGTGAGCTCCTGCAGGCGTTCGGTGAGCACCTTCGCGCTGAGCTCGGGCAGGGCGGTGCGCAGCTGCGAGAACGTGCGCGGGCCCGCCATCAGCTCCCGCAGCACCAGCGTGGTCCAGCGCCCGCCGATCGCGGCCAGCGCCACCTCGACCGGGCAGTCCGGTTCCGGGCGGCGGCTGCGGCCGCGCTCGTCCGGTACCAGCTCGGGGTCGAAACCGTGGGTTTCCGTTTGGTGACCCTCGTCGGAGCTGGCTTCACTGGTGGCATGGGACACCACACCAGTGTGCGGCTGACCACCGAGGCGGCGCAGCACCCGCACGTCTTCGCGGCGGCGTTCAACTCCGGCGACCCGGACGCCGTGGAGCAGGTCTACGAGCCGGACGGGGTGCTCGTGCCGATGCCGGGGCTCCCGGTGACCGGGGCGGAGCGGCGGGCGGCGAACGCGCACCTGATGTCGTTCGGGCTGCCGATCACGGTGGCACCGCGGCACGTCTACGAGTTCGACGGCCTCGCGCTCCTGGTCGTGGACTGGGAGATCAAGGGCGGGGACGTGCACATCACCGGGACGGCCACGGACGTGGCGCGGCGGGGCGCGGACGGGTGCTGGCGGTACGTGATCGACAACCCGCACGGCACGGCGGCGCGCCCGCGGTAGGCGCGCCGCCGGGGCGGTCAGGAACGGCGGTTCTGCGGCGGGGCGGGCTTGCGGAGCTGCTTGGTCGGGGCGTCCAGGTCCTGGGGCTTCTTCATGGCCGTGGTCGGCGGGTCCATGACGGGACGGCCCTGGCCCGGACGCTGCTGCGGACGGCCCGGCTGCGCGGCCTGGGTGGCCGGGTTCTGGGCCTGGCTGTTCGGGGTGCGCTTCGGGGGCAGCTGCTGGGGCGGGCGCTGGGCCTGAGCCTGCTGGGGCTGGGCCTGCTGGGGTTGGGCCTGCTGGGGCTGAGCCTGCTGTGGCTGGGGCTGGCGCTGCGGCGGGCGGGCCTGCTGGCCACCGGGGGCGGGCTGCCCGGGGGCCGGGGCGTTCGGGATGACCGAGGTCGCCGGGGGCTGCTGGCCGGGCGCGGGCTGGCGGGCCGGAGCGGGCTGGCCGGGGGCCTGCTGGTTGGCGGGCTGGGCCGGGGCTTGCGGGGCGGCCTGTGCGGCGGGGCCGGACGGGACCGGCTTGCCCGGGGCCGCCGGGGCGGACTGGCCTGCGGCCGGAGTGCCGGGCTTGGCGGCGGGCTGGCCCGCCTGGGCGCCGGACTGCGCGGGGCTGGACTGCGGGTTGCCCTGCGCGGGGCTGGACTGCGGGTTGCCCTGCGCGGGGTTGCCCTGTGCGGGACCGGACTGTGCGGGACCGGACTGGGCGGGGTTGCCCTGGGCGGCCTGGGCCGGCTGGCCTGCTGCCGGGGTGCCCTGGGCAGCACCAGCCGGAGCGGCCTGGGCCGGAGCGCTCTGGCTGGCGCCCTCGCCCGCCTTCGGCGTGGCCGGTGCGGTGCCGGTGGCCTGGTCGGCGGGCTTGCCGTCCTTGTCGCCGCCCTCGGCCTTCGGCTTGTCCTCTTCCTCCGGCTCCGGCAGCACCGGCTGGTCCAGCAGCACCGACTCGTCGTCGCCCTCGGCCAGGATCGGCGTGGCGTCGACGAACAGGCCGTGGATGGCCTCCATCTCCGAGTGCATGGCCTTGAGCTCGGACTGCATGGTGGTGAGCTGGCCGGTGACCCGGCCCCGGAGCGCGCGCAGCAGCTCGACCCGCTTGGTGGCGTACTCGACCCGGCGCGTGGACTCGCGGGTGGCCTTGGTGAGGCGGGCGTCCGCCTCCTTGGTAGCCTCGGTGACCAGGCGGTTCGCCTCGGCCGTTGCCTCGGACACCATGCGCTCGGCCTCGGCCTTCGCCGTGGCGCGGCGGTTGCGGGCCTCCTCGGTGGCCTCCTCGACCATCTTGGTCGACTCGGCCAGGGCGTCCTCGCGGCGCTTCTTGGCCTCGGCCGTCGCCTCCTCCACCATCTTCGTGGACTCGGCCAGGGCGTCCTCGCGGCGCTTCTTGGCCTCGGCGGTGGCCTCCTCGACCATCTTGGTCGACTCCGCCAGGGCGTCGGCGCGGCGCTTCGCGGCCTCGGCGGTGGCCTCCTCGACCATCTTCGTGGACTCGGCCAGGGCGTCGGCGCGGCGCTTGGCCGCCTCGTCGGTGGCCTCGCGGACCATCGTGGTCGAGTGCGCGGTGGCCTCGGTGACCAGGCGGTTCGCCTCCGCCGTGGCGTCGGCCACCATCTTCTCGGTCTCGGCCTTGGTGTCCGCGCGGAGCTTGGTGGTCTCGTTGACCGCGTCGGTGCGGCGCTTCGTGGCCTCCTCGGTGGCCTCGAACAGCCTCCGGTTGGCCTCCGCGGTGGCGTCGGTGACGCGCTTGGTGGCCTCCTCGGTGGCCTCACGCACCCGGCGCTCGGCCTCGGCCTTGCTGCGGGCCTCCTGCTCGGCCAGCGCGCGCATGGACTCGGTGCGCCGCGAGGACATCGCGATCTCGAAGTCCTCCTCGACCTTGGTGCGCACGGCCAGGGAGTCGGCGTCCAGCTTGGCGGCGGCGGCCACGGCCTCGGCGTTGATGCGCTCGGCCTCGGCGCGGGCGTCGGCCAGGACCTTCTGGTGCTCGGCCTCCATCTCGACCCGGCGCGCGTCCAGCTCGGCGATGAGCTGCTCGTAGCGGCGGCGCAGCCCGGCGGCGGCCTTCTCGGCGTCGGCCTGGGTCTTGGCCGCCTCGGCCTCGGCGCGGGCCCTGGTCTCGTGGGCCTCGTCCTGCGCGAGCTTGAGCATGCGCTGCAGTCGCTCGCTCAGGCCTTCCAGCGTGGTCGGCGGCTTGGACAGCCGGTCGACCGAGCCCTTGAGGTCCTCGACCTCCATGCGCTTGGACTCCAGCTGGCGCGCCAGGTCGGCGGCTTGAGAGACCGCCGCGTCCCGGTCCGCCGCGAGGATGCGGAGATCGGCGTCGAGCCGCTCCAGGTGTTCCTCCACCTGACCGCGGTCGTATCCGCGACGCACCGTGTCGAAGCCGGAACCGAGTGGCACAAGCTCACCATTGCCGAGACCCATGACGAACAAGCTACCCGTAGCGCGTGCCGGACGGTCGTCCTGGCACGCGCTACGCGGTAGGCCATCCGTGGGAAAAGGGGAGAATCCCCTCACACACCACGGAATCTGTTGATCGCGTCCTCGTGCGCCGCACGGAATCCGGCGTCGCGCACACCCAGGCCCGCCTCGGGGGCCAGGCACAGCACACCGATCTTGCCCTGGTGCGCGTTCCGGTGGACGTCGTGGGCGGCCTGTCCGGTCTCCGCCAACGTGTACACAGTGGACAGTGTGGGGTGGATCTTGCCCTTGGCGATGAGCCGGTTGGCCTCCCACGCCTCGCGGTAGTTGGCGAAGTGGGAGCCGACGATCCGCTTGAGGTTCATCCACAGGTAGCGGTTGTCGTAGGAGTGCATGAACCCGCTGGTCGAGGCGCAGGTGACGATCGTGCCGCCCTTGCGCGCGACGTAGACGCTGGCGCCGAAGGTCTCCTTGCCCGGGTGCTCGAAGACGATGTCCGGGTCGTCCCCGCCGGTCAGCTCGCGGATCTTGGCGCCGAACCGCTTCCACTCGCGCGGGTCCTGCTCGTGCTCGTCCTTCCAGAACTTGTAGCCCTCGGCGGACCGGTCGATGATCAGCTCCGCGCCCATCTTGCGGCAGATCTCCGCCTTGGCCGGGCTGGACACCACGCACACCGGGGTGGCGCCGCCGTTGAGCGCGAACTGGGTGGCGTAGGAGCCCAGGCCGCCGGAGGCGCCCCAGATCAGCACGGTGTCGCCCTGCTTCATGTTCGCGCCGTTGGGCGAGACGAGCTGGCGGTACGCGGTGGAGTTGACCAGCCCCGGGCTGGCCGCCTCCTCCCAGGTCAGGTGGGCGGGCTTGGGCATCAGCTGGTTCGTCTTGACCAGTGCGACCTCGGCCAGGCCGCCGAAGTTGGTCTCGAAGCCCCAGATCCGCTGCTCCGGGTCCAGCATCGTGTCGTTGTGCCCGTCCGGGCTCTCCAGTTCGACGCTGAGGCAGTGCGCGACCACCTCGTCACCGGGCTGCCAGGCGTGCACGCCCGGACCGGTGCGCAGCACCACGCCCGCCAGGTCGGAGCCGACGATGTGGTACGGCAGGTCGTGCCGCGCGGCCAGGGGCGAGGTGCGCCCGTAGCGCTTGAGGAAGCCGAAGGTGGACACCGGTTCGAAGATCGACGTCCACACCGTGTTGTAGTTGATCGCGCTGGCCATCACGGCCACCAGCGCCTCGCCCGGGCCCAGCTCCGGCGTGGGCACCTCGTCCAGGTGCAGGGACCGGCGAGGGTCCTTGTCCTGGTGCGGCACGCCCTCGAACATGTCCGCCTCGTCGGCGTGCACGGTCACCGCCCGGTAGGACTCGGGCACGGGCAGTGAAGCCAGCGCCTCGTTCTCACCGGCCAGGATCGCGTCGAGGATCTTCTGCACGGGGGACCTCCGTGTCTGGATGCAAACCATCGTCGCAGTTCGGCGGAGGTTACCCACGAGTAAACGATCCAGACGCAGCGTATGTGAGCCACTGCACGACAGGTTCGTCCAATCGTGATGCGGGGAACGCGCGGGATTTCTTGACCGGGCGGCCAATCAAGGCGGACGATGGGTGTTGGGAGCACGTGATCGGCCGTCAATGGAGGTGGTCGTGATGGAGAAGTCCTGGAGCCGCTGGCAGGACTGGGCGGCACTGGTGATGGGCGTCGTGGTGGTGCTCAGCCCGCTCTGGGTGGACACCGGCGAGCGCGCGATGTGGACCATGGTGCTGCTGGGTGCGCTGCTCGGCGTCTCCGCGCTGTGGTCGCTGGCCCAGCCGGGCTCGGTGGCCAGCGAGTACGTGCACATCGGCCTCGGCGCGCTGCTGTTCCTCGCCCCGTGGGTGATGGGCTACACCAGCTCGATGATGGGTGCGGCCTGGACCTCGTGGGTGGTCGGTGTGCTCGCGGTCCTGGCGGGGGTGTCCGCGTTGCCCGCGGCCAACCACGCGCACGGGTTCGCCAGTTCGCACTGACCGGTCAGCCAGTACAGAGCGGCCCGACCGCCCGCACGGCGGCCGGGCCGCGCCGTGCCACCGAGGAGATCAACTGTCCACGAAGGAACGCATCCTCGACGCCGCCGAGGCGCTGTTCGCCGAATCCGGTTTCGACGCCACCCCGACCTCGCGCATCGCCGAGGCCGCCGAGGTGCCGAAGGCGTTGGTGCACTACTACTTCCGGCGCAAGCAGGACCTGCTGGCCGCGCTCGTCGCCCGCCTGCCCGAGACCCCCGTGCGGCGTGAAGCCGTTGTGGTGCCGGGGGATGTGGCGGCGAGCCTGCGTCGCCTGGTGGCCGAGCTGGACGCGCGGCACGACGACTCCACCGTGCTGAGCCACCTGTTGTGGCGTGAGGCTGATACCCATCCGGCGGTACGGGACGCGCTGCACGCCCGCTTCGACGACACCGAGGAGCTCACCCGCGAGGTGATCCTGGCCGCGCGTCCGGACTGCCCGGCCGCGGACGTGGACGCCGCCGCGACGCTGGTCGCGCTGGCCGTGGGCTACCGGCACTCGGTGGCCCGGCACCACCCGGACTGGCCTGCCGCGCGCTCGGACCGCCTGGCCGCGGAGATCGACCTGATCGCCAAGGCCCTGTCCGGGCCGTAGCGGGGTTGCCCAGGTCATAGAGAGAGCTGATGGGTCCTGGTACGCGCGTACAGGATCAGCTATCAAGGTCACTGTCCTTCCGTCATCCGATCAGGTGACAGACAGACAGGAACTGGGGCTGACATCCGCATGACCCGGACAACCAGATTCTTCTTGCGCAGTAAGAGAAAGGGGGCGGTGCTGCTGGCTGGCGTGCTGGCGGCCGGTGTGATCGCACCGAGCGCCCTCGCCGACCAGCGGGCGCTGCCCGTCACGACCGTGCAGGTCACGGGCCTCAGTGCCCCGGTCCGCACGGTTGTCGACAAATGGGGCGTCCCGCACATCTACGCCACCAGCACCGCCGACGTCTACCTGGGCCAGGGCTTCAACGCGGCCCGGGACCGCCTCTTCCAGCTCGACCTGTGGCGCCGCCGCGGGCTCGGTCAGCTGGCGGAGGTGCTCGGCGCGAACTACGCCGAGCTCGACAAGGCCGCGCGTTCCGTGCTGTACCGCGGTGACCTGGCCAAGGAGTGGGCGGCCTACCCGCCGCAGGCCAAGGAGACCGCGACCAAGTTCGTCGCCGGGGTCAACGGCTACCTCGACTGGCTTGCCCAGAACCCGGGTCAGCTGCCCGAGGAGTTCAAGGTCCTCGGCTACCAGCCCGCCAAGTGGCAGCCAGAGGACGTGGTGCGCATCCGGCAGCACGGCCTGGTGACCAACGGCTACTACGAGGCACTGCGCGCGCTGACCACCTGCGTGGCCGGGGCCGCCGCCGACGACATCCGGCAGCGGCTCGAGCCCCGCAAGGCGGTCACCGTGCCAGCCGGTCTCGACACGTGCGCGCTGGCGAACGTGGTCGAACCGCTGCTCGACGCCTACGGCAAGGCCGTGCTCCCGGCCACGTTCGACGGCGCGAAGGTGGGGCTGACCAGCGCCCCGCCGCCGCAGGGCAGCAACAACTGGGCGATCTCGGCGGCCAAGTCGGCCACCGGGCGGCCGGTGCTGGCCGACGACCCGCACCGGTCGATGACCCTGCCGTCCTCCCGGTACCTGGCGCACCTGTCCGCACCGGGGCTGGACGTCATCGGGGCGGGCGAGCCGATGATCCCGGGCATCTCGCTGGGCCACAACGGCACGTCCGCGTTCGGGCTGACGGTCTTCCCGGTCGACCAGGAGGACCTCTACGTCTACGCGCTCGACCCGGCTGACCGTTCGAGGTACAGGTACGGCAGCGGGTACGAGTCCTTCCGCACGGTGACCGAGGACCTGCCGGTCAAGGGCGAGCAGACCCGCAAGGTGACGCTGACCTTCTCCCGGCACGGGCCGATCCTGTTCACCGACGAGAAGGCCGGGCTGGCCTACGGCCTGCGCAGCGTGTGGCAGGAACCGGGCACCTCGCCCTACTTCGCGTCGCTGGGCTACCAGAACGCGAAGACCCCGCAGCAGTTCGGCGAGGCGCTGAAGCAGTGGGGCGCGCCCGGGACCAACCACGTCTACGCCAACACCTCGGGCACCATCGGCTGGCTGCCCGCGGCGCTGGTCCCGAAGCGCTCCGGCTACGACGGGCTGCTGCCGGTCCCCGGTGACGGCCGGTACGAGTGGAACGGCTTCTACCAGGGCGAGGACCTGCCGCGCGTGACCAACCCGGCCTCGGGCTGGGTGGCCACCGCGAACGAGATGAACCTGCCCGCCTCGCACCAGAACCTGGGGCTCGGGTTCGACTCGTGGTCGGACCCCTACCGCCACCAGCGGATCAGCGAGGTGCTGTCCAGCAAGCCGAAGCTGACCTTCGAGGACTCCCTGGCCCTGCAGAACGACCAGGTGTCCCTCCCCGCCCGCAAGATCACCGCGGTGCTCGCCGGACTGTCCACAGCGGACCCGGCGGTCAAGGCCTCGCTGGACCTGCTGCGCGGCTGGGACCACGTGGTCGGGGAGAAGTCGGCGGCGGCCGCGCTGTTCGAGGTGTGGTTCAGCAAGCACCTCGGGCAGGGGTTCGTGCGGGCCGTGCTGCCCGGCGTGAACTTCATCAACAGGCCGGACACGCAGGTGCTGCTCGACGCGCTGACCGACCCGGGTGCGTACTTCGGTGCGGACGCGGTGGCCAAGCGGGACAAGCTGCTGCTGGACACGCTGGTCAGCGCCCGGGCCGAGGTGGTCGGGAAGCTGGGCGCGGACCAGTCCGCGTGGCAGTGGGGCAAGATCCAGCAGACGCTGTTCGAGCACCCGCTCTCGCCGGTGGTGGACCAGGCCACGCGGTCGCGGCTCAACGTCGGGCCGCTGCCGCGCGGGGGCTCCTGGGACACGGTGAACCACTCCGACTACGACCTCACCAGCTTCCGGCAGACCACCGGGGCCTCGGTGCGCGTGGTCCTGGACGTGGGCAACTGGGACGCCTCGAAGGCGGTCAACACGCCCGGTCAGTCCGGCAACCCGGCGGACCCGCACTACAAGGACCTGGTGAACACGTGGGCGAAGGGTGAGTACTTCCCGCTCGTCTACAGCCGGGCCGCGGTGGAGCGGAACGCGGAGCGGTACATCGTGCTGGTGCCCAAGCCCTGAGCACGGGGGTGGGGCGGCTCCGGCCGCCCCACCTCCGCTCAGTGGCCCTCGGCGGGCTCCACCAGCTCCACCAGCACGCCGCCCGCGTCCTTGGGGTGCACGAAGTTCACCCGCGAGCCGCCGGTGCCCCGGCGGGCCTCGTCGTAGATCAGCCGCAGCCCCTTGCCCCGGATGGCCGCGCTGGCCGCGTCCAGGTCGGTGACCCGGATGGCCAGCTGCTGCAGGCCGGGGCCGCTGCGGCCGAGGAACTTGGCGATCGTGGAGTCCGGCCGGGACGGGGCCAGCAGCTGGACCTGCGTCGCGCCGGTGGTGTCGCCGGGGGCGCTGAGCATGGCCTCGTGCACACCCTGTTCCTCGTTGGTCTCACGGTGGGTGACGACCAGGCCGAAGGAGCCGGTGTGCAGGGCGATGGCCTCGTCCAGGTCGGGCACCGCGATGCCGACGTGGTCGATGGCGGTGACGAGGTTCTGGATGTCCTGGAGCATGAGGGCAGAGTAGTGACCAGCAGGCGGGGCGGCGGCCACACTCTGTGTGCGTCCTCACACGGCGATCTGCCTCGTACCGGCAGTATGGTCCAAGACAATTCTGAGCAGACCTAACCCACCCGCAGTGTCGCTGGAGGCAGTCCGTGTCTGGTTCTGTGATCGTCGCCGGAGCCCGTACCCCGATGGGTCGGCTGCTCGGCTCCCTCAAGGACTTCTCCGGGGCCCAGCTCGGCGGGGCGGCCATCAAGGGCGCGCTGGAGCGGGCCGGGGTCGCGCCGGAGGCCGTGCAGTACGTGATCATGGGCCAGGTGCTCACCGCCGGGGCCGGGCAGATCCCCGCGCGCCAGGCCGCGGTCGCCGCCGGGATCCCGATGAGCGTGCCCGCGCTGACGATCAACAAGGTGTGCCTGTCCGGCCTGGACGCCATCGCGCTGGCCGACCAGCTCATCCGGGCCGGGGAGTTCGACATCGTGGTGGCCGGTGGCCAGGAGTCCATGACCCAGGCCCCGCACCTGCTGGCCAAGTCCCGGTCCGGGTTCAAGTACGGCGACGTGGCCATGGTCGACCACATGGCCCACGACGGCCTGTTCTGCGCCTTCGACCAGGTCGCCATGGGCTCCAGCACGGAGAAGTACAACGAGCGCTACGGCGTGACCCGCGCCGAGCAGGACGCCTTCGCCGCCCGCTCGCACCAGCGGGCCGCCGCCGCGCAGGAGAAGGGTCTGTTCGCCGACGAGATCACGCCGGTGGCCATCCCGCAGCGCAAGGGCGAGCCGGTGCTCTTCGACACCGACGAGGGCGTGCGCGCGGACACCACCGTGGACACCCTGGCCAAGCTGCGCCCCGCCTTCGCCTCCGACGGCACCATCACCGCGGGCTCGGCCTCGCAGATCTCCGACGGCGCGGCCGCGGTGGTCGTGATGAGCAAGGCCAAGGCGGAGGAGCTGGGCCTGACCTGGCTGGCCGAGATCGGCGCGCACGGCGTGGTGGCCGGTCCGGACGCCAGCCTGCACGAGCAGCCCTCGAACGCGATCAAGGCCGCGTGCGCCAAGGAGGGCATCGAGCCCACCGCGCTGGACCTCATCGAGATCAACGAGGCCTTCGCCGCGGTCGGCGTGGTCTCCGCCCGCAAGCTCGGCCTCTCCGACGAGGAGGCCGACGCCAAGGTCAACGTGAACGGCGGCGCGATCGCGCTCGGCCACCCGATCGGCATGTCCGGCGCCCGCGTGGTGCTGACCCTGGCGCTGGAGCTCCAGCGGCGGGGCGGCGGCACCGGCGCGGCCGCGCTGTGCGGTGGCGGCGGCCAGGGCGACGCGCTGGTGATCCGGGTACCGTCTGCCTGACATGGGCAGAGCCGTTGACGTCGCCGACCTGGTCGCGCGTGCCCGGGACGGTCAGCCGCGCGCGGTCGCGCGGCTGATCTCCCTGGTCGAGGACGCCAGCCCGCACCTGCGCACCGTCGCGGCGGCGCTGGCGCCCCACACCGGGCACGCCCAGGTCGTCGGCCTCACCGGCGCCCCCGGGGTCGGCAAGTCGACCTCGACCTCCGCGCTGGTCAGCGCCTACCGCGCGGCGGGCAAGCGCGTCGGCGTGCTCGCGGTCGACCCCTCCTCCCCCTTCTCCGGCGGCGCGCTGCTCGGCGACCGCATCCGCATGCAGGACCACGCCACCGACGAGGGCGTGTTCATCCGCTCAATGGCCACCCGCGGCCACCTGGGCGGCCTGTCCTGGGCCACCCCGCAGGCGCTGCGGGTCCTGGACGCGGCGGGCTGCGACGTGGTCCTGGTCGAGACGGTCGGCGTGGGCCAGTCCGAGGT
Proteins encoded in this region:
- a CDS encoding alpha/beta fold hydrolase — encoded protein: MVTDDTEFGRTLVLLHAFPLDSRMWDPVRARLAEHARVLTPDQRGLGRSPLGAEAPDLDVVARDVLALLDERGLDRVVLGGCSMGGYVAMALLRLAPERVAGLLLVDTKAVADTEQQRTGRLGMVDRIAAEGVDWLPDAVVEGLLGQYTHSERPEVVAAVRGLVAAQSGEGVSWAQRAMAARPDSTATLAAVRVPTLVVAGDQDALMPPALASAMAGLVPSARLVRLPRCGHLPPLEDPAAFSDVVVDFLRGAA
- a CDS encoding winged helix-turn-helix transcriptional regulator, with translation MSHATSEASSDEGHQTETHGFDPELVPDERGRSRRPEPDCPVEVALAAIGGRWTTLVLRELMAGPRTFSQLRTALPELSAKVLTERLQELTTRGLVHRERVNAFPVRVRYSLTAAGLALRPLLITLYDTGAAIMRLRAGSPPPRR
- a CDS encoding YybH family protein, with the protein product MGHHTSVRLTTEAAQHPHVFAAAFNSGDPDAVEQVYEPDGVLVPMPGLPVTGAERRAANAHLMSFGLPITVAPRHVYEFDGLALLVVDWEIKGGDVHITGTATDVARRGADGCWRYVIDNPHGTAARPR
- a CDS encoding M protein — protein: MPLGSGFDTVRRGYDRGQVEEHLERLDADLRILAADRDAAVSQAADLARQLESKRMEVEDLKGSVDRLSKPPTTLEGLSERLQRMLKLAQDEAHETRARAEAEAAKTQADAEKAAAGLRRRYEQLIAELDARRVEMEAEHQKVLADARAEAERINAEAVAAAAKLDADSLAVRTKVEEDFEIAMSSRRTESMRALAEQEARSKAEAERRVREATEEATKRVTDATAEANRRLFEATEEATKRRTDAVNETTKLRADTKAETEKMVADATAEANRLVTEATAHSTTMVREATDEAAKRRADALAESTKMVEEATAEAAKRRADALAESTKMVEEATAEAKKRREDALAESTKMVEEATAEAKKRREDALAESTKMVEEATEEARNRRATAKAEAERMVSEATAEANRLVTEATKEADARLTKATRESTRRVEYATKRVELLRALRGRVTGQLTTMQSELKAMHSEMEAIHGLFVDATPILAEGDDESVLLDQPVLPEPEEEDKPKAEGGDKDGKPADQATGTAPATPKAGEGASQSAPAQAAPAGAAQGTPAAGQPAQAAQGNPAQSGPAQSGPAQGNPAQGNPQSSPAQGNPQSSPAQSGAQAGQPAAKPGTPAAGQSAPAAPGKPVPSGPAAQAAPQAPAQPANQQAPGQPAPARQPAPGQQPPATSVIPNAPAPGQPAPGGQQARPPQRQPQPQQAQPQQAQPQQAQPQQAQAQRPPQQLPPKRTPNSQAQNPATQAAQPGRPQQRPGQGRPVMDPPTTAMKKPQDLDAPTKQLRKPAPPQNRRS
- the ccrA gene encoding crotonyl-CoA carboxylase/reductase, with product MQKILDAILAGENEALASLPVPESYRAVTVHADEADMFEGVPHQDKDPRRSLHLDEVPTPELGPGEALVAVMASAINYNTVWTSIFEPVSTFGFLKRYGRTSPLAARHDLPYHIVGSDLAGVVLRTGPGVHAWQPGDEVVAHCLSVELESPDGHNDTMLDPEQRIWGFETNFGGLAEVALVKTNQLMPKPAHLTWEEAASPGLVNSTAYRQLVSPNGANMKQGDTVLIWGASGGLGSYATQFALNGGATPVCVVSSPAKAEICRKMGAELIIDRSAEGYKFWKDEHEQDPREWKRFGAKIRELTGGDDPDIVFEHPGKETFGASVYVARKGGTIVTCASTSGFMHSYDNRYLWMNLKRIVGSHFANYREAWEANRLIAKGKIHPTLSTVYTLAETGQAAHDVHRNAHQGKIGVLCLAPEAGLGVRDAGFRAAHEDAINRFRGV
- a CDS encoding SPW repeat domain-containing protein yields the protein MEKSWSRWQDWAALVMGVVVVLSPLWVDTGERAMWTMVLLGALLGVSALWSLAQPGSVASEYVHIGLGALLFLAPWVMGYTSSMMGAAWTSWVVGVLAVLAGVSALPAANHAHGFASSH
- a CDS encoding TetR/AcrR family transcriptional regulator; this translates as MSTKERILDAAEALFAESGFDATPTSRIAEAAEVPKALVHYYFRRKQDLLAALVARLPETPVRREAVVVPGDVAASLRRLVAELDARHDDSTVLSHLLWREADTHPAVRDALHARFDDTEELTREVILAARPDCPAADVDAAATLVALAVGYRHSVARHHPDWPAARSDRLAAEIDLIAKALSGP
- a CDS encoding penicillin acylase family protein: MRSKRKGAVLLAGVLAAGVIAPSALADQRALPVTTVQVTGLSAPVRTVVDKWGVPHIYATSTADVYLGQGFNAARDRLFQLDLWRRRGLGQLAEVLGANYAELDKAARSVLYRGDLAKEWAAYPPQAKETATKFVAGVNGYLDWLAQNPGQLPEEFKVLGYQPAKWQPEDVVRIRQHGLVTNGYYEALRALTTCVAGAAADDIRQRLEPRKAVTVPAGLDTCALANVVEPLLDAYGKAVLPATFDGAKVGLTSAPPPQGSNNWAISAAKSATGRPVLADDPHRSMTLPSSRYLAHLSAPGLDVIGAGEPMIPGISLGHNGTSAFGLTVFPVDQEDLYVYALDPADRSRYRYGSGYESFRTVTEDLPVKGEQTRKVTLTFSRHGPILFTDEKAGLAYGLRSVWQEPGTSPYFASLGYQNAKTPQQFGEALKQWGAPGTNHVYANTSGTIGWLPAALVPKRSGYDGLLPVPGDGRYEWNGFYQGEDLPRVTNPASGWVATANEMNLPASHQNLGLGFDSWSDPYRHQRISEVLSSKPKLTFEDSLALQNDQVSLPARKITAVLAGLSTADPAVKASLDLLRGWDHVVGEKSAAAALFEVWFSKHLGQGFVRAVLPGVNFINRPDTQVLLDALTDPGAYFGADAVAKRDKLLLDTLVSARAEVVGKLGADQSAWQWGKIQQTLFEHPLSPVVDQATRSRLNVGPLPRGGSWDTVNHSDYDLTSFRQTTGASVRVVLDVGNWDASKAVNTPGQSGNPADPHYKDLVNTWAKGEYFPLVYSRAAVERNAERYIVLVPKP
- the mce gene encoding methylmalonyl-CoA epimerase, whose product is MLQDIQNLVTAIDHVGIAVPDLDEAIALHTGSFGLVVTHRETNEEQGVHEAMLSAPGDTTGATQVQLLAPSRPDSTIAKFLGRSGPGLQQLAIRVTDLDAASAAIRGKGLRLIYDEARRGTGGSRVNFVHPKDAGGVLVELVEPAEGH
- a CDS encoding acetyl-CoA C-acetyltransferase, whose product is MSGSVIVAGARTPMGRLLGSLKDFSGAQLGGAAIKGALERAGVAPEAVQYVIMGQVLTAGAGQIPARQAAVAAGIPMSVPALTINKVCLSGLDAIALADQLIRAGEFDIVVAGGQESMTQAPHLLAKSRSGFKYGDVAMVDHMAHDGLFCAFDQVAMGSSTEKYNERYGVTRAEQDAFAARSHQRAAAAQEKGLFADEITPVAIPQRKGEPVLFDTDEGVRADTTVDTLAKLRPAFASDGTITAGSASQISDGAAAVVVMSKAKAEELGLTWLAEIGAHGVVAGPDASLHEQPSNAIKAACAKEGIEPTALDLIEINEAFAAVGVVSARKLGLSDEEADAKVNVNGGAIALGHPIGMSGARVVLTLALELQRRGGGTGAAALCGGGGQGDALVIRVPSA